TTTGTTTAtgtacattggtattatttcgtttttgtaattgttttaggattttattattttattaatattatattgtgtgtgcTATAGGTGGTCGGATTTTTGGTCGCAATTTGTCGCCGGATtgcgtttataaggtaaatatttatttacttgatatataatatatatgtatatattttatattttattattgaatatgtgtttatatatatgttgtgtgtctatatattgtgtatatactatttatgtatttgtattgtatatatatttgttgtgaatgagaatgagaggtataggaatttaattagtttagagttaaagtttttaaaataatggtagtgtgatatataattgattatatatgtatatatatatatgtatatgttatttttaaaaaaattaactatggaaattagtaactagtaacttgctactttttttaatacctagtaagtaatttaataattaaaattttaatttggttgtatattgcattatgttataggttgtgtgctaatatttgagggtcgacatatttcggtgttgatcggatttgcaataggtatatccatccgctaactttttgtttttataattaattatcaatgcatgcttagttgagtttgaatatcttaaatattcatccgtagtgaagtaggttccgcgaatacatgtactgcggtcggatgggtggataaattttgtattgtttatgttagtttctttgttctgtattgttatgtttgttttgtttgttactttaggcactccggacaccagagcatcctggacgtgtcagggctgctgggtatgatattacttgaaatgttatttatttagttacacaaataaaattgtagctaatttgcattttatgatttgcaggttcctgaccagggcatctaaactgttcggcaggaagaaaagggaagtgtctgatgttgtggctcgacaagcgaaggagattgaaaaattaaaagccgaagtccaatcccttaagcagaAGAGAAACactgccgaacaagaggaagaaggagaggtggctggtgaggcgtatgttccacaactaTACGCTCGTGAGGATGAGGGTCAACCACAAacttatgctgaggagtttatttccctcaacgaccaaggtcTCCTGTACAATTTCGATGACCATGCGGCCTTTAATTagcaagtacatctctgctttgacaacatcgacaacatTGTGGCCCGAGCGTATTTGTACGAGTATGTTGGTAAAATCACTATTCACTGCACGgactacgatgattcacatgcccggATTCTAGTTTCAGAAATGCTacaagaggacgctgaaatcccaaTCCCAATTAAAGggtgcagatatgttagggacgtatcacaaatgttccttccttggcctaaacacttaattctaacatccgaggtaacttctcttataaattaattattaatgattagtggagtttgaatatcttcaatattcaaccatagtgaagtaggttctgcgaatatatgtgctgtgatgggatggatgaacaaactactgttatatatgtgttatttgtcgttatacaggcATGTTTAGATTTTTTTGGGGCATTCAATTACAactgttatgctgccgaaatttcggtagaatttggataaaatttgatatattatgttctgttttttttagggtccactcgctcaaccgccttcaagacgtgatgcgtcgaaggggaaagctccgatgctttctccacaaggcggTGGTGGACGGGAAGATGAATTGTTCTCGGAAAAGAAGATGGACTTGATCCCTAAATCGCTAAAATGGATGGTTGTTGAATTCCTGAacctcaaagataaacgtgatataatcacaattcctgtaccccgaggattcatagcaccgcgtacccagatcacgttatctggagaggatttgcagcaggttaCTACGTGTGACTtcatcggcaaccagggaatgctgtttggaatgatgtatactcttctttaatctaattaaccttatatatcaaaattctaGTCAAATTATTATCAGACACTaatatttaacaatttttttggcaggcacatcTGGGATAGCATCAACGGTATGAgaaattttttcaggttttacgacccagagcttctcgtAGTGCATGGGAAAACCGATGAAGAgaagagtcagtcttttgacgatgcagcaagacgattggctgATTGGTTATCATTGATgaataacaaccaccaaatgttctttattccttggaatatcgggtaaactctatttaattctttagtgctaattgttcatttctatattatgacttcaaattattttgatactatcttacttatattccaatataattttgtaGTGCGCATTGGACGCTAGAGGTCGTTACGCcaaagaaaattatccatttagacCCTATACgtggccgcccaattcccgaagaaattactcaaatgatcggaaggtaataatttaatgacttcttatgtaacaaatttaaattaactaatgaattgaaatgctgatataatttttcaaaacagtGCATTCAGAtatataggggacgcacatgagtatcttgacccgtggcaaggaatttcaCTAGCAaattgtccaagacaacctaaaagccaagaatgtagtttttatgttttgaaatacatgactggcatcgtcgcacgtgcaaaccccaaccgttacatacaagatcaaaaagctgtaagttttaattattgattatagtatttattataataacaaatataaaatatacatatatatcaactaatataaatttttaatttttttaacagtttggagGTAAGGGGCAAGACGATCTAAAAACTGAATTGTTACCattacagcgaaagtggatagAACGATTGATGGCGATGATTCAtggtgacgattgaggttgaaaggtccaagaatttttcttccttatgtaatttttttaaattaacttacagttagatttattaacttattaatattttggactaattttacataaatatttgtgtaatatttaattatttttatgaaatgaaattatgtattttagctaattttaaaattaatataaataatatttaatttaccttttaaaaaataaatatgtaatttaaattaaataaaataatatataaattaataaatatataattaaaataaattataaaattaaaaaaaactaaaaaatgctTGTTTTAGCGTCGATTCCTACgccacctatggcgtcggttattagctaggaaccgacgccatatatacccctatgaCTTCGGTTCCTAGATAATAACCGATGCCATAGGGGTATAAATGACGTCGCTTTTAAAAatcctttagcgtcgccctgatcagcgtcggtagcgaatttcgtcAAAACCGACgatgaaagggcttaaaaaccgcctctaaagggggtttttgtagtagtacttcaatagaaaattcgttcactaactcattagaaaataatcaatatataaaaacaatagaaagaaaatatacttattttcgTATAGTATAAACtggctatgtctatttttatgtttacaattataataaacatactaataatataaaatactttatttatatgtttattttgttttctatttattaattaaacatactaatttaataaataaaataataatacatatgtttattatatcactctatgtgtcgtgtttatttttagtaattttaattattgatttatatttatatacattaatgtttataaatttgatttattcagaaaaatcttattaaattataataattcataataaaatagataataaacatttatcttttaataaataaaatatttaacttgtttttttttttttttataaaactgtttaattaattttacaaaattatttattttgagttttaataaacatattttattatttaatgattaaaatgtatgatttcatgtaataagttttcaaaatgtataaatttttaaaataattttttttgcacattttttgcaattatgttatttttcttgtacatttatgaaaaaaacccttatttaaattattcttaaaacatataatatttacaataataaatttagtttAGTCCCCACAACTACATAAAGATTTCaccataataaaaaatttaaaaacaaattataataattaactaattttattaatagtaAAGAGAAGATACAAGTTTATTTAACCATAAAAGTACTGATTCATAAAAACATAATAGTATTCAGTTGTCACAATATAATGGACAGATTAAATAATTTAGTTAAGTATTATATAatggtttttattttataatgggATTGAATCTATAAGCAAAGCATCAATGCTTTCTTTGAGCGCTTTTCCAACACGTGTGTATTGATCATCACCCTCTTTGTAAAGAAGATCTGCTACTTTTGTAAAATTAAGAACACGAAGTAAGATAGGAAAAGGCACAACAGTTGGCCTAATAAAGTCTTCATTAATTTCTTTCCAGTAGGTGACCACTCTTTTATTAAGTTCTTTAATTGCCTCTTCCTCTGATACTCCATATTGTTTCATGTAACAATCAACTGTAGATGGTATGTGATTTCTCTGTTGCTCAAactatatacataaaaaaaataatattattttagaaaatatatagacATATCAGTTATCATCATATAAAAAATCAATTactctaattaaattaagtaattgtcATTTTGAACGATATTGATCTTGTTAGGCCCGTCGAGATTGGACATACAATCTCAGTGTGGTCAAAACATGTCGAGAAATTGACCTGTCTCAACAAATCTCAAAAGGACTGTTGAGATAGGTTGGGAATATGTAAAAGTTGAGTTATATTTGACACAAAAAGTAGTTTTGTGACATTTTCAAATCAACTTTTACTGATGTGCTCTAATGCATAATTGTAAATCTTGatacaaaatttaatatgtCATTTAATGTttacttaataatttattaagaatatataataataataataataatacaaaagtaaatataaaatttaataataaaataataataatacaagtcATTAATGCAAATGAGCatgttaataaaaattaaataataaaatattataaatgacataATGGTAAATATAAAAGTATAGTACTTTAAAAggttttctaccaaaatttgaggTTAAAGGGTTAATCGCAAATTATTTGAGAGTTCAAGAGATTTAGCTGCAAATACACTGtaaaaacttatatatataccttGCGAGAGCCTAtgtcatccatgaatcttgATAGGAGAGTGGAAGCTGAAATAATCTTAGGGTCTTTAGAGAGCCAATCTAGAGTTTCATGTGTTACAATATCATACATTCCAACATAACTTGTGGCTATCAACAAAATGTAACCACAAGAAACATATGAAACTCTCAAATGCTCATCGAAGCTTGGGAAATATCCTTCATTCAACCATCGAGCTTCTTCAAAATAAGCTCTAATAATTCTTTTCATCTGTACAATTAGTAATTAACCAtgcataattatatttataatataaaattttgtgAAGATAGAGctgaaatttatatatatatgtatacctcTTCTTTTGCATACTCGAGTTTGTATAATTCTTCCTTTTTAAGCTCCTTTTCAAATTCTTCATAAGAATCCAACATTACCTTATAATATGTCTTTAAATATTCTGGCTCAAGTTTATCCAGACAATTTATGTCCCACCTAACAAatacatatacaaatatatttatacatgcATATGCTAGCTATATTATAACAAGtattattactaaaaaaaatactaataatgTTCAATATCATctaaatgcataaaaaaaagtactaaattgcaaaatataaaacaagataaatattaaaattatcgtATAAAGgactaaattgaaaaatatacaCTAAGTAAAACATAAAAAGAGAATTTTGCACTTGACACTTTATTTTTGATCTAATTGTCAAAAATGACTTGGTCAAGTATCaataacatttttatttatttaagtatgTTTCAATACTCTCATTTATacatttctttctttctatctttctctctctctctctctctctctctctctctctctctctctctctctctctctctctctctctctctctctctctctctctctctctctctctctctctctctctcttaaaaaatataattgtgaTCTACTAGATCTTCAATGTGAACATTTCAAAATATGAGAagtatatgttttatttttcagaaaaaaaaactatttagttATTAATATAGTGATAGTTActgttttatataatttttttaaatcttaattagttaacattaattttagaattacgttaattgaattatattataatatatgataactaattagctttcaaaataacaaaaaagtatataaaaatagtaGCTTGTTATATTAAATGGTAATTCATtagtttcaaaaataatttttaaggttaccgttttaaattataattaaccataatataatttaaaaataattaattaattactaagatatatacaaataaattttaaagGTAACCAAaatgtatctcaaattatatgatataaaaataaatttttttatataaaaataactaatttattttttatcaacAATATTAGTAACCAaaaaactacttttaaaaacgtaagaaaataaataaataaaaaaattgaaaaacgtCAGATTCGTCAGATTTGGCTGACGAAGTAAAAGTAGTAACgttattattgtaaattaaatgcaaaaatatatattattgtaaacTTTCCTAAAAAAATGCATTCAAGTGTCTTGTGTTAACTCCAAGGCCAACCTTGTGCTAAGATGAGGTAAGCTTACGCCTAGGACCCACTCTGAGGAGCCTCTaaaaaaattttcttttaaaaaatatacaattttcttttatattttcaaaaaatatcacaTATTCTTAAACACTAGGGCCCAATAATTAACTTTTTgaagaaataataaatattatgggTTTAATACTTTTTGTGTAAAAatggggttttttttttcaattaagttattttatgaaaaaattgaaaaaaagttgaaaaatataagaaaatcaaataaaGGTAACTAGGTACCCTTATGGTAACCATAAGAGTAACTAGTTACCATAAAAGAGTAACCAACTTATGCtgtttttttccatatttttttaacttttttctaaaaatttccTATAATATAGTAAtggaattaatatttaaaagattataatattacattattagaaataatatatatgatggATGATGAGATGATCAGACCTTTGAATTGCTTTGGTAAGAAGCTCAAGCTCATCAATAGTACCATATGCATCATAAGTATCATCAGTGATTGAGGTCAATGCAATGACTTTGGTCAAAAGCTTTCTTGCTCGAGAGTATTTGGGTTCATAATATACATTCAATATCCAAAAATACAGTTCCACCATCCTATCTCTTGCAAAAGGGAATTTCTTTACAAACTCATGCTCCTTCCACcacctaataattaattattataagaaCAATCTAAATTAATgacaaaaaagtaaaaaagtaatGATATTCCCATTCATGAATCTGTAAATTCCACGAACGTTGATATTATTATGCTCCCTAAACTTTTAATGCTGTTAAAAATCTCcttgaattattgagattattaaatttaaggatTTCTATCTAATTTTGGTAAGGAAAGTCTAATATGAATGAAAGTTTAATAGACATAATTTGGTATGTGTCAAAATTTGAAGGggtgatttggtagatatcaaagtttatggagcataatttagtacatggacAATCatagaattagtaaaattaaatgaaattggacaaaagtcattctaataatttaaggggaatttttaacgattaaaaaagttcaaggagaataatttagtatatgtcaaagtttaagggataaaaattctaattagtcttttttttaatcgattgaattaaaatatactAATGTAAccaaaattaaacaaatatatatgtatgtatatatgtacctCATAATTTCACTAAGTTCCTTTTTGTGGAAACATTGAAGTAGATTGAAATCTAACTTTGCAAGCTCTAGCAATACTTTGTTATGAGAGGCATCCTTTTCATAGATTGAGATGTAAAAcctagcatgaagcctctctaTGGTCTTTCTTAGAGGCCTATGCAAGGCTATGGATATTTGATGTGATAATGGATGATCTTTACTATTTGCCACAATAGCCTTAAGGTGAGTGGTTGTGAAAGCAAGTGCTTCATCTAGTATGCTTTCTCCAACATAACTCAAGTGTGAAGCCTCATACAAACTAAGTAAACCCGAAACATCGGTTATCAAGCTTTTCTTAAAGTTACCTTCATCGtccttaaatttttcaaatatacctgcatatttaatataatatataaaatattgtcATCACGACATAtagaatgtaatatatatttgaaattaataattagctTACTTGATGAAACATTAAATCCATGTTGTCTTAATAATCTAAACCGAAGAGAAGCATCATGTAGATCatgatgattttgatgatgAGTGCCGATACTTAATTGTtccaataatttctcaatttcactCTCAAAATGATGTGATAATCCCAAACGTTGGAGATTGTCAATCAACTTCAATTGATCATGATTTGAAGATAATATCTCTTTCTTTACAACTTGTATTAATTCTTCAACTCTTTCTTGTTTGCAAACCTGAGTTAATAATTTGCATAAAatagttaatcaattaaatattgttattattaattaaaacatGCATATGCACATATTTATtatgattataatatatatgtagtaTTTGATCTTACGTACCAAGTCTTGTTCTGAAATATTGTAATGGAGGAATCGATCCCCCCAAATAGAAGGGTGAAAATTTGTTGTTGGACGAGCAATAATTTTGTCACATAATTGAGATGAAGCTAAGACTTGAATATTTGACATTGTTaatattttgtgtgtgtgtgtgtttaggCTTGGTTTTGGTTGATGAAGAAAATGGCAATATATGATATCTATATATAGTACAAATATAAGAAGTAGATGTGGTTGGTTCTAATTAATCGCTCTATGGGGataatatacaatattatattaatcTATATCTTACTCCCGTACATTAAAGGAGAtctgatttttcatgcttacaattggccgataattaaaaaataaactaaagtaCTTAAGGTATCAGTAGTACAATTAAGTATCGaatcttatataatttaatataataatttttggaAAGTATTACTAGCCAATCACAAGATGATACACCtaaaaggtgctaggcaccatgtgtcacttttaccagcacagttgGCTACTGCGttggtaaaagtaacttttaccagcgcatttcgcaaactgcgctggcaaagaggtcaaagttttaccagtgTACATTTGTAGtagctaaaatctaacttttaccagcgtaTTTACGCGCTGGGAAGTTTTGGCCAgcgctttttattttatactgacaaaagttctaataccaacattgaaTTAGCCAACtcccttttgccaacacatcacaagtaaattctattttaccagcgcaataccaaCTTTTACCAACACAAAATGTGCTGGCaaagttctttattttattattcattaatgTAAAAATGGTGAAGAGTATTTCATTccactaattaattattatcatttCCTACTTCacctattttataataaaattcaacagaatataattaaaaaattacgttattgtaaaagtgacattttgaaaaatattatttacaagTCATATATATCATAAGGGGCACATTATTAAGAGGGCAAAAATGCTGCAAGTCATGTACcaacttataatttatttatgtattatgtagtttaattttgaaatattataatAGTAATGAATATTGTATTTATGTtagtgttaaaataaaatatttttaatttgctatattaaattaaaattttatacaatttattattttaatttttaatttgtttaattactatctttaattttttttattttttaaaaagtaaatatattAATGTTTCTCAACTTCGTAAACATTAGAGGGAGGGTATGCTGCTATTAATTATTGTTAATCATTGATAGCGACCAGTCAAATTTTAAAGATTGTGTTATATTACTACTGAGTTTTGTAATCTAAATGAAATAGAGTTACTTCCTATTTCTCGGCCCAACAATCTGATATTATTAGCTAGGAGTAGCAAAATGTGACATCGTATCGTGTTTATGTCATATTTTAATTGACTCACTTCTATATTTCGTGTCAAATATATCGATTCGTTTTCGACCCGTGTATAATTTTCTAAACCCTAGCTAACAGTTtggttttatatatttataggtttagcaattaatattactATATACATGATTTTTTTCAAACCAAAGAATGCACATACTATGTATAttgtttttgtctttttgtgtcTTTGTACACAAAACTCAAACATGTTTTCTGAATAATCATCGTCAATAAAACAAATTTCCAAAATTATATGAGCACATGCATGCACGTAGGGTTTTGAGTGTAGACTTTTCTCGAGTCGTCTTCCGCTTGCGGCGTGGAGTTGATTTTAGTATATATCACCTGGATGTGTCTTCGATCCCCACTACCAGTGCTGAAATTTCAAACCTTTTAAATTGAAAAACTAAAGTACAATAAAGGAgatttgatttttcatgcttacaaAAAAAACTAAAGTACTTAATACtcttttaaattgaaaaataataaaaggtaTCAGCAATGCAATTAAGTAACGaatcttatataatttaatataataatttttgaaaaatattgctAGCCAATCATAAGATGACACCCCTAGAAGGTGCTA
This Cannabis sativa cultivar Pink pepper isolate KNU-18-1 chromosome 6, ASM2916894v1, whole genome shotgun sequence DNA region includes the following protein-coding sequences:
- the LOC133039522 gene encoding uncharacterized protein LOC133039522, producing MRNFFRFYDPELLVVHGKTDEEKSQSFDDAARRLADWLSLMNNNHQMFFIPWNIGAHWTLEVVTPKKIIHLDPIRGRPIPEEITQMIGSAFRYIGDAHEYLDPWQGISLANCPRQPKSQECSFYVLKYMTGIVARANPNRYIQDQKAVSFNY
- the LOC115695865 gene encoding alpha-humulene synthase-like, whose translation is MSNIQVLASSQLCDKIIARPTTNFHPSIWGDRFLHYNISEQDLVCKQERVEELIQVVKKEILSSNHDQLKLIDNLQRLGLSHHFESEIEKLLEQLSIGTHHQNHHDLHDASLRFRLLRQHGFNVSSSIFEKFKDDEGNFKKSLITDVSGLLSLYEASHLSYVGESILDEALAFTTTHLKAIVANSKDHPLSHQISIALHRPLRKTIERLHARFYISIYEKDASHNKVLLELAKLDFNLLQCFHKKELSEIMRWWKEHEFVKKFPFARDRMVELYFWILNVYYEPKYSRARKLLTKVIALTSITDDTYDAYGTIDELELLTKAIQRWDINCLDKLEPEYLKTYYKVMLDSYEEFEKELKKEELYKLEYAKEEMKRIIRAYFEEARWLNEGYFPSFDEHLRVSYVSCGYILLIATSYVGMYDIVTHETLDWLSKDPKIISASTLLSRFMDDIGSRKFEQQRNHIPSTVDCYMKQYGVSEEEAIKELNKRVVTYWKEINEDFIRPTVVPFPILLRVLNFTKVADLLYKEGDDQYTRVGKALKESIDALLIDSIPL